The following coding sequences lie in one Leptospira inadai serovar Lyme str. 10 genomic window:
- a CDS encoding AI-2E family transporter — MIAREGTGDPNRTAFNILLAILFLGAGALLFFVLRPYFYSSLVALILYLATRKQYKQLRKLIGLKLDFLAPWIMIGFVCMIVLLPSYFVIRTLIDESLSILFKIRISLSEDKIIETLMSLNMLTDLVTDNPFFWVKLPEIYGDFARNYIDILNLDSLYAVLSNASSLILGSIDLPAGIIMNLFFSLLLLFFLYQDGKKVERFISDNLPFSRELEEQVGRKIASAVQTVFRGNLIVSIMQGAAVYVLLVFARISNPFLYASLAAFFSIIPVIGTSVVWLPIGLYIMFIENNIVGASLFMIAGLTFYLVLENVVKPKMLDKKLRIHPLLVFLSLIGGIQQFGIMGLVLGPVAVTLIVILWDFWKLYRKDFFVR; from the coding sequence ATGATCGCCCGCGAAGGAACCGGTGATCCGAATAGAACCGCATTTAATATACTTCTAGCGATACTATTCTTAGGAGCCGGAGCGCTTTTATTTTTCGTTCTTCGTCCTTATTTTTACTCTTCGCTAGTCGCATTAATTTTGTACCTGGCAACGAGAAAACAGTATAAGCAATTACGCAAATTGATCGGACTAAAACTCGATTTTCTTGCCCCTTGGATTATGATCGGTTTCGTATGCATGATCGTTTTGTTGCCTTCCTATTTCGTCATACGTACGCTCATAGACGAGTCTTTATCCATCCTGTTTAAGATTCGGATTTCCCTATCGGAAGACAAGATTATCGAAACCCTGATGAGCCTGAATATGCTCACTGATTTGGTTACGGATAATCCTTTTTTTTGGGTGAAGTTACCGGAAATTTACGGAGATTTTGCCCGGAACTATATCGATATTTTAAACTTAGATAGCTTATACGCGGTTCTTAGCAACGCTTCCTCGTTGATACTCGGGTCCATCGATTTACCTGCCGGTATTATCATGAATCTATTCTTTTCTCTACTCCTTCTATTTTTTCTGTACCAAGACGGTAAAAAGGTGGAACGATTTATTTCGGATAATCTTCCCTTTTCGCGCGAATTGGAAGAACAAGTCGGTCGAAAAATCGCTTCCGCAGTACAAACGGTCTTTCGAGGAAATCTGATCGTTTCCATTATGCAAGGAGCGGCAGTTTACGTATTACTGGTATTTGCTCGCATTTCCAACCCGTTTCTATATGCTAGTTTGGCCGCCTTCTTTTCGATCATACCGGTCATCGGTACCTCGGTAGTTTGGTTACCGATCGGTTTGTACATTATGTTTATCGAAAATAATATCGTAGGCGCGAGCTTGTTTATGATTGCCGGACTTACCTTTTATTTGGTGCTGGAAAACGTCGTCAAACCTAAGATGCTGGATAAAAAACTAAGAATCCATCCCCTACTAGTATTTCTCTCGCTGATCGGAGGGATCCAGCAATTCGGAATCATGGGACTCGTATTGGGGCCGGTAGCGGTCACTCTGATTGTGATACTTTGGGATTTTTGGAAGTTGTATCGAAAGGATTTTTTTGTACGATGA
- a CDS encoding DedA family protein, translated as MAGFESTLEYLLDWVANLPPSLVWLFFTLSNLTENVFPPWPGDTVTAFGGFLLARGKIGFWSLFTSTLVGNLLGAWLMYSFGHHLLAWLKHRDFPFKTELYDEEAIQKTLNWFSRNSVIVVIFSRFSAGIRFFVSIVAGMVEMNPILFFSCFSLAVSIWCGILIYAGHYLGSHWEVVVEFLAVYNEIISIVLVSAGIGFLIYRHKNKSKTKAP; from the coding sequence ATGGCCGGATTCGAATCAACCTTAGAATATCTTCTCGATTGGGTAGCCAACCTGCCTCCTAGTTTAGTCTGGCTGTTCTTTACCCTGTCCAATTTGACGGAAAACGTTTTTCCACCTTGGCCGGGAGATACCGTAACGGCCTTCGGAGGATTTTTACTCGCACGAGGAAAGATCGGCTTTTGGTCCTTATTTACGAGCACTTTGGTAGGAAATCTCCTAGGCGCTTGGCTAATGTATTCCTTTGGACATCATCTCCTTGCCTGGTTAAAACATAGAGACTTTCCGTTTAAAACCGAACTTTATGACGAAGAAGCTATTCAAAAGACTCTGAATTGGTTTTCCAGAAACAGCGTGATCGTAGTCATCTTCTCCCGGTTTTCCGCCGGAATTCGATTCTTCGTTTCCATTGTTGCCGGAATGGTGGAGATGAATCCGATCCTATTTTTTTCCTGCTTTTCTCTAGCGGTTTCAATTTGGTGCGGAATTCTTATTTATGCCGGCCATTATCTAGGAAGTCATTGGGAAGTCGTCGTCGAATTTTTGGCGGTATACAACGAGATTATCTCCATAGTACTAGTATCGGCAGGTATAGGATTCCTGATCTATCGGCACAAAAACAAATCCAAAACCAAGGCCCCTTAG
- a CDS encoding phosphatase domain-containing protein translates to MTEEPERKLPRYTDKRRAAICGGTLGRENRYYIRGQVLDLSITEEMKDSSRWNLLTGLFEGQEKEITPFLDYGLESVRKPILLAEIVDESGIVVHRSPEIRGDESGFFFHEFTFPLAPGNYVFHIHFLKPDSYRQFGKDLAYLNIPGKHEIVAQSLIGKGALRILPEDYSGLVTTSDIDQTYLATDIHSNKGKISTLFETPEQKLPLPGMPTFLNELRESTNDTPLCFISASPHFFRRTLLQTFRSQGIKTESLHLKYLEGTIKGMVDKFWDSLSHPTRFLTDGVWGALERVRKFAGSSFQSLFDQLAYKLTILLRDRIYLPKDAKELLLGDNTESDYLIFTLYQMILSGVLEGKDLEDFLYRLNFLGRDAITRDNAKLIRELAEENRRIHGDLNPVELVLINKTELGPPSDEMRWNVQSALPTGIDPWKMKGIKPYIPTDGALGFSLILVYYGILDLSSVIKIAGEMAGEWFEDKVIDSKALLELAQKIELPEEVKELHRRFLETLKQALGT, encoded by the coding sequence GTGACAGAGGAACCGGAACGTAAACTTCCCCGATATACCGATAAAAGAAGGGCCGCGATCTGCGGCGGAACTCTTGGAAGAGAGAATCGCTATTATATCCGCGGACAGGTTTTAGACCTGAGCATTACGGAAGAAATGAAAGATTCTTCCCGCTGGAATCTTTTAACAGGCTTATTCGAGGGTCAGGAAAAGGAAATTACCCCGTTTTTAGATTACGGGTTAGAGTCGGTAAGAAAACCGATTCTGTTAGCCGAGATTGTGGACGAATCCGGTATCGTCGTGCATCGGTCCCCCGAAATTCGGGGTGATGAAAGCGGGTTTTTCTTTCACGAATTCACTTTTCCTTTAGCGCCCGGAAATTACGTATTTCACATTCACTTCTTAAAGCCGGATTCGTACCGTCAGTTCGGAAAAGATTTGGCTTATCTAAATATCCCCGGAAAGCATGAGATTGTGGCGCAAAGCCTGATCGGCAAAGGCGCGCTAAGAATTTTACCGGAAGATTATTCGGGGTTGGTAACGACTTCGGATATCGATCAAACCTATCTTGCGACGGATATCCATTCTAATAAAGGCAAAATTTCCACGTTATTCGAAACTCCGGAACAAAAACTGCCGCTGCCCGGTATGCCGACCTTCCTAAATGAATTGCGGGAAAGCACGAACGATACTCCTCTTTGCTTTATCTCTGCGAGTCCTCATTTTTTTAGACGAACCCTGTTACAAACGTTTCGCTCTCAAGGAATCAAAACCGAATCTCTCCATTTAAAATATTTGGAAGGAACCATCAAGGGAATGGTGGATAAATTTTGGGATTCCCTTTCTCATCCGACTCGGTTTTTGACGGATGGTGTTTGGGGGGCTTTGGAACGAGTTCGTAAATTCGCCGGGTCTTCCTTCCAAAGCTTATTCGATCAACTCGCGTACAAACTGACTATTTTACTTCGAGATAGAATTTATCTGCCAAAGGATGCGAAGGAACTGTTATTAGGAGATAACACCGAAAGCGATTATTTGATTTTTACGCTGTACCAAATGATTCTTTCCGGAGTTCTGGAAGGTAAGGACCTGGAAGATTTTTTATACCGATTGAATTTTCTAGGGCGGGATGCGATCACAAGAGATAATGCCAAATTGATTCGAGAGTTGGCGGAGGAAAACAGGAGAATCCATGGTGATCTAAATCCCGTTGAACTCGTCTTAATTAACAAAACCGAATTGGGTCCTCCATCCGACGAGATGCGCTGGAATGTCCAAAGTGCATTGCCGACCGGTATAGATCCCTGGAAAATGAAAGGCATAAAGCCTTACATCCCCACCGACGGCGCGTTAGGTTTTTCGCTGATTCTAGTTTATTACGGAATTCTTGACCTTTCTTCCGTAATAAAAATCGCCGGTGAGATGGCCGGGGAATGGTTTGAGGATAAGGTAATCGATTCCAAGGCTTTGCTGGAGCTCGCGCAAAAAATCGAATTACCGGAAGAAGTCAAAGAGCTTCACCGAAGATTCTTGGAAACTCTAAAACAAGCCTTAGGAACCTGA
- a CDS encoding Smr/MutS family protein, producing the protein MPKSRHPGNGREKGPKVIYIRKLRFEEAYRLLDSGIQDAFLKGETLVEVVHGIGEGVLKRMTEDYIQNHDFLKVLEDGGLFIGNPGSTLIEIMGPSAQDLKKYVR; encoded by the coding sequence ATGCCCAAGTCTAGACATCCAGGCAACGGTAGAGAAAAAGGACCGAAGGTAATCTATATTCGAAAACTTCGGTTCGAAGAAGCCTATCGACTTTTGGACTCGGGTATTCAAGACGCGTTCTTAAAAGGGGAAACGTTGGTAGAAGTAGTACACGGGATAGGCGAAGGGGTCTTGAAACGAATGACCGAGGATTATATCCAGAACCACGATTTTTTAAAGGTCTTGGAAGACGGGGGACTTTTTATCGGAAATCCCGGTTCCACTTTGATTGAAATTATGGGTCCTTCCGCTCAGGATCTAAAAAAATACGTAAGATGA
- the cimA gene encoding (R)-citramalate synthase CimA: MTDSKSKIQILDVTLRDGEQTRGVSFSASEKLNIAKFLLQNLKVDRVEIASARVSQGELESVRGIMRWANSEGLENRIEILGFVDSRQSVDWILAAGAKTLNLLTKGSLKHLEGQLKKSPKEHFSEVSETIRYAVNNGLSVNIYLEDWSNGYLNSPQYVLDFVKHLCRETVGKIFLPDTLGVLSPDETFEGVNALVKLYPHLHFEFHGHNDYDLSVANCLFAVKAGVKGVHVSVNGLGERAGNSPLEAVITALHDKGKVITGIDEKSITEASRLVETFSGKRISANRPVVGEDVFTQTAGVHADGDKKGNLYANPILPERFGRKRSYALGKLAGKASISENLRQLGMVLSPDIERKVLEKVIELGDQNKTVTPEDLPFLIADVSGGTSNQALKITGCKLNSGLGTRPTAQVDLELNGKKFSGKGEGDGGYDAFMTALTGILNQAGVTMPRLVDYEVRIPPGGKTDALVETMITWNRAPENHEEDNFKTIGVHCDQTIAAVLATEKMLNLILQAWHS; encoded by the coding sequence ATGACAGATTCTAAATCGAAAATCCAAATACTCGACGTGACTCTCAGGGACGGGGAGCAAACAAGAGGTGTCAGCTTTTCCGCATCAGAAAAACTGAATATAGCCAAATTTTTGCTCCAAAATCTCAAGGTGGATCGAGTTGAAATCGCATCCGCACGAGTTTCTCAAGGAGAGCTGGAAAGCGTTCGAGGAATTATGCGTTGGGCAAACTCAGAAGGTCTTGAAAACAGAATCGAAATTCTGGGATTCGTGGACTCTCGCCAAAGTGTCGATTGGATTTTAGCCGCCGGGGCAAAAACTCTAAATCTGCTAACGAAAGGTTCGCTAAAGCATCTCGAAGGTCAGTTGAAGAAATCTCCGAAAGAACATTTTTCCGAAGTTTCGGAAACGATACGATATGCGGTAAATAACGGTCTCTCGGTTAACATCTATCTGGAAGATTGGTCGAACGGTTACCTAAATAGCCCTCAATATGTATTGGATTTCGTAAAACATCTATGTCGGGAGACTGTGGGAAAAATCTTTCTTCCGGATACTCTGGGGGTACTTTCCCCCGACGAAACCTTCGAAGGAGTCAATGCACTAGTAAAGTTATATCCGCATCTTCATTTTGAATTCCACGGACACAACGATTACGACTTATCCGTTGCGAATTGTCTCTTTGCGGTTAAAGCCGGAGTGAAGGGAGTTCACGTAAGCGTAAACGGATTAGGAGAGCGAGCCGGGAATTCCCCATTAGAAGCGGTAATCACGGCCCTGCATGACAAAGGAAAAGTGATAACGGGAATCGATGAAAAGTCGATCACCGAGGCAAGCCGTCTTGTAGAAACCTTCAGCGGAAAACGTATTTCCGCTAACCGACCCGTCGTAGGAGAGGATGTGTTTACACAAACCGCCGGAGTTCACGCGGACGGTGATAAAAAAGGAAATCTTTATGCGAATCCGATCCTTCCGGAACGCTTCGGGAGAAAACGTAGTTACGCTCTCGGCAAGTTGGCCGGAAAAGCCAGCATCTCTGAAAATTTAAGACAATTAGGAATGGTACTTTCGCCGGACATCGAACGCAAAGTATTGGAAAAGGTAATCGAATTAGGAGATCAAAATAAAACTGTCACTCCTGAAGATCTACCTTTCCTGATTGCCGACGTATCCGGAGGCACTAGTAACCAAGCTCTGAAGATTACCGGTTGCAAACTCAATTCCGGCTTAGGAACGAGACCGACCGCCCAAGTCGATTTAGAATTAAATGGAAAAAAATTTTCAGGCAAGGGAGAAGGGGACGGAGGTTACGACGCATTTATGACCGCTCTTACCGGAATCCTTAATCAGGCAGGGGTAACGATGCCTAGACTCGTCGACTATGAAGTACGAATTCCCCCCGGGGGAAAAACCGATGCCCTCGTAGAAACGATGATTACCTGGAATCGGGCGCCGGAAAATCATGAGGAAGATAATTTCAAAACTATCGGGGTTCATTGCGATCAAACGATAGCCGCCGTACTCGCTACGGAAAAAATGTTGAACCTAATCCTTCAAGCATGGCACAGCTAA
- the pth gene encoding aminoacyl-tRNA hydrolase, with the protein MAQLKLLIVGLGNPGTKYERNRHNIGFLLIDDLAEEWGASFQKSNNEEKARIDRNGSSFFLLKPLEFMNLSGRAVADLARKNGIAAQNILIVHDEVDFPFSKIKFKQGGGHGGHNGLRDIIEKLGSSEFFRLRFGVGKPGDSSLTADHVLSNFNKEELEQLPNLFQQSKQKIADWIRERETLFRKVTDK; encoded by the coding sequence ATGGCACAGCTAAAACTACTAATCGTAGGCCTGGGAAATCCCGGAACTAAATACGAGCGCAACCGTCATAATATAGGATTTTTGCTGATAGACGATCTTGCGGAAGAATGGGGAGCGAGCTTCCAAAAATCCAATAATGAGGAAAAAGCCAGAATCGATCGGAACGGGAGTTCGTTCTTTCTTTTAAAACCCTTGGAGTTTATGAATCTTTCTGGACGAGCTGTTGCGGACTTGGCCAGAAAAAACGGGATTGCTGCCCAGAATATTTTAATCGTCCATGATGAAGTCGATTTTCCGTTTTCAAAAATAAAATTCAAACAAGGTGGGGGGCACGGGGGCCATAACGGTCTTCGCGACATCATCGAGAAATTAGGTTCCTCCGAGTTCTTTCGACTTCGATTCGGGGTCGGCAAGCCGGGGGACAGTTCTTTAACGGCAGACCATGTTCTTTCGAATTTCAACAAGGAAGAGCTAGAGCAACTTCCCAATCTTTTCCAGCAATCCAAACAAAAAATCGCGGACTGGATTCGGGAAAGAGAGACCCTTTTTCGCAAAGTCACCGATAAATAG
- a CDS encoding tyrosine-type recombinase/integrase, translated as MSEYTIKVPEFSSEILNQAARRFHEYLRVEKNYSQNTLNAYLLDLKSFFEFSEREQLDIYQLEAVDVRSYFAYLSKNQGLDRKTQSRKLSSLRTFYKVLQKDDLVPSNPILSVHFPKTRKQVPKNFRIEETEEILEYEDGKASEILNLRDKAIIEVLYSTGLRVFELVDASLTQLSRDNTILKVLGKRRKERFAYLGKEAIESLTAYLEVRPRFRPQCDEIFLNQKGKKLTTRGVRYILNERRKRMGWDKPITPHKFRHTFATDLLDAGADIRAVQELLGHSSLSTTQVYLSVSKEKIKEVYRKAHPHAKRIDPSSQ; from the coding sequence GTGAGCGAATACACTATCAAAGTGCCCGAGTTTTCTTCAGAAATCCTGAACCAAGCCGCTCGACGATTTCACGAGTATCTCCGTGTCGAAAAGAATTATTCCCAAAATACCTTGAATGCCTATCTTCTGGATCTAAAATCATTCTTCGAATTCAGCGAACGCGAGCAACTCGATATCTACCAACTCGAAGCGGTGGATGTTCGATCGTATTTTGCGTATCTCTCCAAAAATCAAGGCTTAGATCGAAAGACACAAAGTAGAAAGCTTTCTAGCCTACGCACATTCTATAAAGTATTACAAAAGGACGACCTGGTTCCCAGCAACCCGATTCTTTCCGTCCATTTTCCAAAGACCCGAAAACAGGTTCCTAAAAATTTTAGAATCGAGGAGACCGAAGAAATCCTGGAATACGAGGACGGAAAAGCTTCCGAGATTTTGAACCTGAGAGATAAGGCCATAATAGAAGTTTTATATTCCACCGGACTTAGGGTTTTCGAGCTTGTCGACGCGTCTTTAACCCAGCTTTCGAGAGACAATACGATCTTAAAAGTGTTGGGAAAGCGTCGCAAGGAAAGATTCGCCTATCTTGGAAAAGAGGCAATCGAAAGTCTCACTGCATACTTGGAAGTCCGACCGAGGTTTCGCCCCCAGTGCGATGAAATTTTTCTGAACCAAAAGGGAAAGAAACTGACGACCAGGGGGGTCCGTTATATTCTGAACGAAAGAAGGAAACGGATGGGATGGGACAAACCCATCACGCCCCACAAATTCCGACACACCTTTGCTACGGACTTGCTTGACGCGGGTGCGGATATCCGTGCAGTCCAGGAGCTTTTGGGCCATTCCTCCCTTTCCACTACTCAGGTCTACCTGAGCGTTAGTAAGGAAAAGATTAAAGAGGTTTACCGAAAGGCTCACCCGCATGCAAAACGAATCGATCCATCATCCCAGTAA
- the hslV gene encoding ATP-dependent protease subunit HslV, with translation MQNESIHHPSKIYATTILCVRRNGKVAIAGDGQVSFGNTVMKNSARKVRKLYGDKIVSGFAGSAADAFTLFELFEKKVHEFGGSLSRSAVELAREWRTDRMLRRLEAMLIVADKDESFLVSGTGDVISPDDGILAIGSGGNYALAAARALYSNTQLEPADIAKESMRIAADICIYTNHTIVVEEINQ, from the coding sequence ATGCAAAACGAATCGATCCATCATCCCAGTAAAATTTATGCAACTACCATTCTCTGCGTTCGTAGAAACGGAAAAGTAGCCATTGCCGGAGACGGCCAGGTTTCCTTCGGAAACACCGTCATGAAAAATTCCGCCAGAAAAGTCCGAAAATTGTACGGAGATAAAATCGTTTCCGGCTTTGCAGGTTCGGCGGCGGACGCGTTCACCTTATTCGAGTTATTCGAGAAAAAAGTCCATGAATTCGGCGGAAGCCTTTCCAGAAGCGCAGTGGAACTTGCCCGCGAATGGAGAACCGACAGAATGCTTCGTCGTCTGGAAGCTATGCTAATCGTGGCCGATAAAGACGAATCCTTCCTGGTTTCGGGCACGGGGGATGTTATCTCGCCGGACGATGGCATTCTTGCAATCGGTTCAGGCGGTAATTATGCCTTAGCGGCAGCAAGGGCCTTGTATTCCAATACCCAATTGGAGCCGGCGGATATAGCGAAAGAATCGATGCGCATCGCAGCCGATATCTGTATTTACACGAATCATACTATTGTCGTCGAGGAAATCAACCAATGA
- the hslU gene encoding ATP-dependent protease ATPase subunit HslU — MNDSNHLTNTVPDEPRLREEDLTPREIVARLDEHIIGQKNAKKAVAIALRNRTRRRKLDPEIREEIYPKNIIMIGPTGVGKTEIARRLSKLCGAPFLKVESTKFTEVGYVGRDVESIIRDLAMVSLNLVKQEFRKEVETKAKEGAEEALLDILLPFPSKPSPDPHSPSIGFATTVDEEERKRRFSETRETMRKKLRSGKLDDQEVEIDLPQAGPQGIPMLQVFGAGNMEDLDNHIQNVLGDLMPKKQKKRKLPIQEALKILEETEAEKLLDPEKVQREAQKRLEEMGIVFLDEIDKIAGREGRSGADVSREGVQRDLLPIVEGATVNTKIGPIATDHILFIAAGAFHMSKPSDLIPELQGRFPIRVELEKLSMEDFQKILTAPRSSLTRQYQALLRTDGIEIEFSEDGIREIARMAYDMNEKHENIGARRLNTIMERLLEDVSFEGPDLPAEKRKVLVDKSYVESKLKGIVEDKDLSRYIL, encoded by the coding sequence ATGAACGATAGCAATCATTTAACGAATACCGTCCCCGACGAACCGAGGCTTCGCGAAGAGGATCTCACACCGAGAGAAATCGTAGCGAGATTGGACGAGCATATTATCGGACAAAAAAATGCGAAGAAGGCGGTTGCGATCGCTTTACGCAATAGAACTCGCCGCCGTAAATTAGATCCGGAAATCAGAGAAGAGATCTATCCTAAGAACATCATCATGATCGGTCCCACCGGAGTGGGAAAGACCGAAATTGCAAGAAGACTTTCCAAGCTTTGCGGGGCTCCCTTTTTAAAAGTAGAAAGCACAAAGTTTACCGAAGTAGGCTATGTCGGACGGGACGTGGAAAGCATAATTCGCGATCTGGCCATGGTTTCCCTCAATCTAGTAAAGCAGGAATTTCGAAAGGAGGTGGAAACCAAAGCTAAAGAAGGTGCCGAAGAAGCTCTTCTCGATATACTTTTGCCGTTTCCTTCCAAGCCGAGTCCGGATCCTCATTCCCCTTCCATCGGATTTGCGACAACGGTCGACGAGGAAGAGCGTAAACGCCGTTTTTCAGAAACCCGGGAAACGATGCGTAAAAAACTTAGATCGGGAAAGCTAGACGACCAAGAGGTCGAGATAGATTTACCTCAAGCCGGTCCGCAAGGAATTCCGATGCTTCAAGTTTTCGGAGCAGGCAATATGGAAGATTTGGACAATCATATTCAAAACGTTCTGGGCGATTTGATGCCTAAGAAGCAGAAAAAAAGAAAACTCCCGATCCAAGAAGCGCTAAAAATACTAGAAGAAACGGAAGCCGAAAAGTTGTTAGACCCGGAAAAAGTGCAGCGAGAAGCCCAAAAAAGACTGGAAGAAATGGGAATCGTCTTTTTGGACGAGATCGATAAGATTGCGGGACGGGAGGGGAGATCGGGAGCGGACGTCTCTCGAGAAGGAGTGCAAAGAGATCTACTTCCGATTGTGGAAGGAGCGACCGTCAATACCAAGATCGGTCCGATTGCCACCGATCATATACTCTTCATTGCGGCGGGTGCATTTCATATGTCAAAGCCTTCGGATCTAATTCCTGAACTGCAGGGAAGATTTCCGATCCGGGTGGAGCTGGAAAAACTCTCTATGGAAGATTTCCAAAAAATTCTTACTGCACCACGTTCTTCCTTAACACGCCAGTACCAAGCCCTGCTAAGAACCGACGGAATCGAAATCGAGTTTTCCGAGGATGGTATCCGAGAAATCGCACGTATGGCTTACGATATGAATGAGAAGCACGAAAATATCGGCGCCAGGAGATTGAATACGATTATGGAACGACTTTTGGAGGATGTCAGCTTCGAGGGTCCGGATCTCCCTGCCGAAAAAAGAAAAGTGCTCGTCGATAAATCCTACGTGGAATCTAAACTAAAGGGAATCGTCGAAGACAAGGACCTAAGTCGCTACATTCTATAG